GTGGTGACAGTGATCATGCAGTAGAAAAGAATTAAGAACAGCTTTTTTGATCTTTCCTCATGGAACAGAAGTATTAGATTAATGACCAAGTAATTGTTGCAGCAGATTTGGTCATCGGGACATCCACCTGCTGCCAGCCAATTCTTTctctttaatttttttcattgCAGAATATAGTTTCTCTTCCATCCAAATTCAATATCCTTTCACTCACTCAATTTACTACTTTTCCTTGGAATTCTCCTTGATTTATGAAAAGTATAATTGCAATGCGAAGAGCAAGagtgagaaagaaaggaaaaggaagagcGTGGACTGATGCCAAGTCTTTCCAAGCAGAGAAGAAGTACTGTGATTCTCATTCAAGAACATGGCAAGATTATAAGAAGCTAATCCTAAAAGACTAAAAAGGATTGCTGACACGAGAAAAAGAACAGTTCCAAAAAGGAAATGTTTCCAAGACAACAGTGATGCGATGGATTACGGGAGGACTGGGGCGGCATCAGCGGCGGAGCTTGTTGTTGTGTGCGGCGGCGGCGATTCGCGTCCGGACAAGCTCGAATTTGGCGGCGGGGCAGGGGATGGTGATGCCGCCGGGGTGGTGGAACCCGAACTCCTCCTCCGACTCCCGCAGCAGCTCCCCGAACAAGGGGTGGTTGAAGTAGATCACCGGCACCATGTATCTGCGTGGTGACCCACCCTCCTTCTCCCCGCCGACGTACACCGCCAGGTGCCCCTTCGGCGGCGGCGTCCAACCCCGCCCGCCCTCCCTCTCCAGCAACGGCACTCCCGCCCCGAACATCACCTCGTCAGCGGAGCCCCGGGCACAAACCATGCGCCGCGATCCTgatcctcctcctcctgcgcTCCGGCCGCGGCGTAGGCGGCTGGCGAGATGGCGGCCCCAGTGGACGAGCTTTGTCGTCATCGTCGTCGAAGGCCCGGAAAGGAGGGATTTTGAGATGGAGTCGGTGGTGGAGTCGAGGCGGAGGTAGCTCCTGGGGACGCGACGGCTCCGGCGGCGGAGGACCCATCGCCAAACTCTCACGAGCCGCCGCCCCAACTTGAATCCTCTATACCTCTTCATAACTAAGTtacaataagaagaagaagaagaagaagaagaaggaagaaaaccACGTAGTGTTACTCAGCAGCTTCAAAGAAACCAGAGGTGTTGGTCATCCCTTCCTTGTCTCTGCTTCTTACTTTTGTTGTGGAACTAATCAGCATGAACTCTCTTCTTCTGTCAGcgaaagaaggagagagagagagagaggctttgtTGTGTAGAAAGAGTATAGTAGAAGAGAGAAAggtaagaggaggaggaagaaaaggaggaggaggtcgGGTTGCTGAGGCTCAAATGTGCAGTAAAGACCAGAGAAAGTATAAGTAGAGCAAAGGAAGGTCAATCAATAGTGAGCCTTTGCATCATGCCGTTTGTTTTCGAGTCCCAATTCCCAAGTCTCAAACGAAGAAGAGACGTAAGAACTGCAAGTGATGtattatcttcttctcttttatgATTGATTCATATCTTCCTTAATTGGCATGCCTATATGGTAATTACACTTGCAGGGATAATTCTTGCCCACAGAGTAAACTGCCGAGCCTAATAATACTCTTCGTATgcaggcgagagagagagagagagagagagagagagagagagagatgttgccTTGCATGGGATGGAACAGTAAAAGCAAGACCAGAATTAAGGGAATAGAAGCTTCCCACCATCTGCTAATGCCTCTCCCATTCAACACCAACATGTTGATACTTCTCTGCTAATGCTAAGCATCCCATCATCTCTCTTTGCCATCACTGCAACCGATCATAGTACTCAATTACTCACAATCATAGTGTGTGATATGATTGATAGCTTCTTCCTtttaaaacaataataataataataataataataataataataataataataataataataataataataataaaaccaggAAACCAATTAAATCGCTTTGATGGTAAGCCAAACCACTTATAAGTATTTTTggtttagtattttttttaattactgaactaaaaaaatattgtaaataaatatttaattaatttaaattttcataaatattaattattaaacTTATGCATTAAGTTTCATAAAATATaaatgaattttaaaaatatttcaaaataaaggatGATAAATCCTTTTTTCTTTTACCTGACCTTAAATTTAATCTGATAAatgcttattttttttattaaagaatgataaatataaaacgcatttgtgattttttttgtcatttagtTAAAACATTATAACTCTAGTAAAAGATATTGTAACTAAGTtccaattaattaaaatttttagtaaTGATAAATATCAACCCTACTATAGGCTTAGtgttattatgaaattttgaattattttggatgagaattatgataaaatatttaattttattaattttctcGAATTTAGgtctaaaattttttattaaaaaaatcttgtactatttataataatttattatgaaataaGATAGAAAATTTGGTGCATTATAAGTGCATCATAGTTCTATTAAAAAacattataaacaaaaaaaattatgactatattaaaaaatattgtaacGCTGAATCgatttaaattcaaatatttttttataaaatatttagacctaaattcaagacaattaataaaattaaatcttATATCATAATTCTCATCCAAAATGATTCAAAATTTCATATTaatgattttataaaataaaaacaataaaaacaataaaaacagcctaataaattatttcataataaagCAATAAGTTTTTCTGATCTTTTAAAAATGATAACAATAAAAGCAACCTAAAACTGAAGATTTTTCTTAGGAAATCTCTCATGTAGTATCTATCTAAAGCAAGAAGGACAGAATCCAGCCTTATCACGAGGAGAAGATCTCTGCATGCAGTGGGTCTAAATCTTGCCAATTCAAATTCTGTGTATCTAATATAAGATACATCAGACGAGCGAGGAGTAGAACGAACATGACACAGAGAAGTCCCACAAACATCATCGATTGCCTTCGCCGGCACTCGGCATGATTTATCTCGTCCAACACCAGACACGAGGCAAGTGTTGGTGAAGCAGGTGGCCGGAATGCATGCGTGTCCCTTTCTTTACTCCTCATGCTGTCCCCCAGCTTGCAACCTAACAAGAAAGACACTGTGCCAACCAAGAAGCTCGAGATTGCTATGTGGGCATGGCAACAGAACCTCGAGTTCTTCTAAATCGCTTAATATGATGATTGTTTGGATGATGAAGACAAGATTTGGGGGCGTGAAACAGCTCCACCATCTCAATCCGACATGAAATCTAGTCAAAGTCAGGGAGCCTCCATTGCTCTCGGTGTCAAGCACGAGAAGGACACGCCGTGCGTTGCCGTACGGTGGCATATCCTAATGGTTTATGGATCCATAATGGATCAGATCGACTTGTGTGGTGATTGCAACGTTGAGTCATGATGAGATTGGGTGAACGCGTGATGAAAAGATTATAAACGTTGGGGTCGTCAGCCAGTACGAATAGATTCGGGTGGCTTCCGACTCAGCAGTGTTGGATTTTGCTGCCTTGACCTAATTGTTCCCATGTTTATGATGACATAGATGAAAGGGAAACAGAGAAACTAAAGACAAACACTTGGATACATTTAAGGTACTGAAGAAATTAAAGATGGTGAAAACCATAGTTTTAAACATCAATTGGATACATTCAATAATATCAAACATCAATCGGATACATTCAATAATAGGTTGCCGAAACAAACATCGAAACCATATTTAAAACCTTGATGCTAATCTCATAACAGAAGTCAACTTCATAAGGGAAGAAAGATATGTTGTGAGTCCACATCTTTCTGATCTAATCCGACATCAATCTCGACAAATATAACAGCCAAAGTCTCAAATGAATTGCAGATAAAAGCCAAGAaaaaggagaggaaaagataCATCAACATGACAAAGCATGAGATGGAATGCATGGACAAAACATGGGGCAACAGAGAACGATAACATCGACATCACCGAGATGAGTATGTTCCACATACGCAATTATGTACTTAAGTTCCAGTGGATAAAGGCGGCACATCGACGGCTTGAAGCAGTCTACAATAGCAAGAAAACTATCCACAATTCTACagtaacatgcatgtatgaatacATTAAGATGTGTATTAGATACATAGGGTGGAGGGCCCTTGCCTCAAAGTACTGTAGTAAGAAATTTCTTGTACCCACTCCAATGGTCCCAGGTAACATAGATAAAATAAGCACTTGTGATGTGTAGAACAGCTTATATAGGAACCTTTTCCGCCCAGTCCAAATAACAATGCAGTGCCTTTGACGCTACCTAACGATCCCACTATTTGTCCCTTTTGAGAAGCATTGCAACTAACAGGAAAAGGCCGAAACGGTTTGTCTCTAGTTGAGGCATAGGCAAACATTAACCCCAATTAAAATGACAACATTCACAAATGGGGCGTATAAGACCGATGCCGGTGCAAGACACATCATCGTCGAAGATGCCGGTACCTGCAAGTTGCCACAAGCGTTTGAGATGTATATCTACACTCATATAAAAGAGAAAAGGCCTGAGAACCTGCGAATACCTAACATTTACATGTAAGCAAAGGCAATCATCTCCACCACATCCAAATTCCCAAATATACGTGCAAGCAATTGTTGAATAAAAGAATATAGAGAAGCTTCCTGATTCGGTCTCCTTTGTATTGCTGAACTCCCACTTAATAAGTGCACCTGCAGGCAGCAAGTAATTGTGACTTCAGATAGTAAACtgtaactccaaatcattcattaCAGGACAGTACAATATACAATATCTTACCATGGGGTTCATTGATGCTACAACCAGTAAGGTTTTTAAaatatgcatatcatgatttTGCAATAAACTGCTACCATAGTAACCTAGCAAAGTTTTAAGAACTAATTACTCCGTCAGTAAGAAAAAGGTTGCAGTACATGGACCCTATTTCTTTGATACACATGCCTAAACTAATCATAGCATAGAATTCTGAGGCAAAATCACAAATATTGGTTTGTAAAGGCCATAATAGATATAGAAAGAACAAACACCTCTGTTAGGTATAATCCACCGGAAAGAGGACAATGAAACACCCTAAATAGATACAAGAATTAATAACTGACAAGCAAAAATAGCACACCAGGGAGCAATATTCTGTACTGTATGTATATTAATCCCAGTAATCCAATACATGAACAATTATATGACAGTTATACCACAAAGATGTAGTGCTCACCAAAAATGGATATTTATTTAACCACTGGGAGTTAACCACAGTGTGCCTTCACCACTGCTTCTCATGTCTAGCATATCACTGTTCAACTTCCATTGAGCACCACATGGAACACGCTTCATCATGTAGAGGGTGACTGACAGCAACATAATTCACTCCCTTGTCTATTGGACGTGGTCCTCATGCATTTGAATAGTTCGTCAAATAGAACTTGATCAAACAATAACCTAATGGATGCCAAAAGAATTGTTATAGTAGTTGGCAATCATCATGCAGATGAACTAGAAATTGCTGAAGTGCATGGATGAACCTGAAATGTTGAATTAAGTTGCAGGTTAACTGTCATTTATATGGACTATACACTTATTTCCTGTCCAGACTTGCTAATGATCATTCTGTTGGTGGCTGTTTCTCTACCACACAAAATGTTCCAGCATACAAACCTGAAATAGTTATCGTGCAACTTGAATTCTTTCATTTGAAGAGCAGCATCCAGGTTCTTCTTGTCCTTTCATTAGCACAAGCCTGGAACTTACGCCCATGCCGCTTGACAATTTAATTGTCAGCTTATGTAATTGTcctgcaaaagagaaaaaaaaccaTACACACTTATTGGAATTGGTTACAGATTTTATGGACATGATATGCTCTCAAAAATACAGAAATTCTCATTCATAATCATGACTGATCATGCATTTTCGACAAAAATTCCTAGAAGAAAGATGCATTACCAACACTTAAATAAAATGGATAAGCAGTTATCCTAAGTAATCCATGAAGCATTTACTAATTAGATATCAGATACCTTGAAAGAGGATCCCATATGCATCATAACCAACATGTGTCTAATTAGATATCAGATACCTTGAAAGAGGATCCCATATGCATCAAAGAATTTCATTACCTTAAATAGAAGGTTAATGAAGGACGAAAATCAATTAAGCATTCAAAAATTTCAGGCACGATTCCAATAACTTTTGATGCTTAATGGCACTCACTCCGTCGAGAGTTCTCATGGATTAATGTGTTTCCTTCAATCTCAAAAGCCATGTCAAATAGTCCATGCCTGAAACACATTTCAACCAAATGCATCTTTGTTTCCTGATCCGGACTTTTTCCTCTTTTCAGCATCATATTAAAAAATCTATGAGCCTCAAACAAATTACTTTCAGAGAGAAATCAGATCAACTTATAAAAATTACTAGGCCGTGGCACATAACCATTAGAAAGCATCTCCTCAAGCAGCTTGATGGCAAGGTCAGTGGAAGAACTAAGAAACAGAGATTCAGCTAGTGTATCATATGCAGTATTGCTTGGGCAAAAGCCTCTTTTCTGCATCATTTTAACAAGCGACAGAGCCTCATCAACTCTTCCAGCCTTGCAAAAACCCTTAATTAATGTGTCATAGGAGATTTTATCAGGAACATGTGTATCTCCATTCATGTGGTTGAATAACTGAACAGCACGGTCAATCTCACCTACTCTGATGTGGGCATTCATTAAAATTGTAAAGGTCACCtggttgggaatgatgccaacttTCTGCATTAGTGTAACCAAATCATAAGCATCTTGAATCATGTTAGCTCGACATAATCCATTGAGCATTCCATTATAAACATGAAGATCtggcatcatcccattgtccgctAGATCTTGCATTATATTTAACGCAAGCTCAATCGTTTGTGCAGTTGATCTGCAATAATCCCTGTGTTCTATCTTTTCTAGGCACACAGTTTTCTGTGGCAGCAACCTGAAAAGTATGCATCTTGCGTCTTCCAGTTTCCAAGACAATGGAGGAGGCATTCTATTTCGACGCAAGACATTTCTGCAAAGCCCACTAACTAATGATCCATAGGTAATCAGATCAGGTTCAATCTGGTTTCTCATCATCAAGTCGACTAGATCCAGGGCTAAGGATACGTCCCCTTTCTTGAAGAACTGACTAAATAGCATTGTATAGAGAACTGTATCTGGAAGAAACCCATCCATCAACATCTTATCCAGATAATGGCAGGCTTTTCTAAACATGTTTCTTTTTATTAGTCCGTTTATAAGTGCACTATAGGCATGGGAGCTAGGCTGCAAACCCTGATCTATCATCTCATCAAAAAGGCGACAAGCATCAAAAGGCCTGCCAATTTTAGAGTAACCATTTAGAAGAGTAGTATAGGCAGCTTCATCAGGCATGACCCCTCCTCCTATCATTCTGTCAAACACTAGCTCAGCTGCCCTTGGCCTTCCCATTCTGCACAGACAACTGATTATCGAGTCATAGATAACGACATTAGGCTCAACACCTTGATCAATCATCTGATCAAATGATTCAAAAGCTGAGTCTATGTCCCCAAGTTTTCCATATGCATGTATCACAATGGAATAAGTAGCCTCATTCCCTACCACTCCCCTGCTGTGCATTAGGTTCAGGAGTAGTCGAACGTCGTCCATCTGGTTCTCTTTGCATAGGCATTTTAGTAGAAAATTGTATGTTGAAATTGAAGGTTCACAGCCAGAACTAACCATTTGGTCCATCAAACAATAAGCAACACCAAGTTTTCCTTCTGCACACATGGTGCTTATCATTATATTAAGAACCACATCAATAGGAAGCACATTACACTTCATGATCTCGTCAAGTAGAACTGCTATTTCTTTTAGAGACTTTTCATCTGAACTACAAATGGAAAGTACTGAGGAATATAAATTATCAGCAGTACTGTTTGCCTTAGCTATAGCCTGCAGAGTCTTCCAAAGAAATTTAAATCCATAACCTTTCGGAAAATTCTGAATCAGCAAAACAAACATCATAGGATCTGGGATGAGACCACTTTCCAACATCTTATCAAACAACTGCTCAGCTTCTACCAATCTGTTTTCCTTGCAAAGCGCTGTTGTCACAACTCTGAAGCATTGGACATCAGGAACTAAACCATGTCTAAAGGTCATATCAAGCAGCTTCAAAGCACAATCCAGCTTGTGGTTCCTGCAGTACCAACAGATCATCATACTGTGAGTCACCACATTAGGTTGCAATCCGGTCTCAATCATTTCATTGTACAGCTCCAATGCTGAATCAACACAACCAAGTTTCAGGAAGCAATGTATCAGGGAATTGTAGGCATAGGAATCTGGCTTCAAGAAAGTATTTTCCTTCATTGCCTTGAAAATATCCAGAGCCGGTTCCAACCTTCCCTCCTTACAATATCCACAAATTAAGGACTTGTACACATGGGCAGCAGGGTGCAAGCCTGTGCCGATCATTGTATCAAACAGGTAACGTGCCTGACCCAAGTAACCCTTTGAACACAAATTAGGGATTAATAGATTATAACACAATAAATAAGGGTAAACGCCGGCGCCTGCCATTAGCAAGAAGAGGTCCACAGCTTCCAAGAACTTTGCTTCCGTAAAGAGCGCGCGCAGCAATGCGTTATACGTCCTCTGCGATGGCAAAGTTTGAAGTTTTATCATCTGGTCCAGATGGAATTTGGCCTCTACCAACTTCCCCATCTTGCAAAGACATTCTATGATGGCATCCAGCACAGAGGGATCATCGGAGAGTGCACCGCTGGTGGCGTGCGCGAAGAGAGCTTCGGCCTTTAGAAACTGTTCGGAGTAAACGAGGGAGCGTATGAGGCGTCCATGGTCAGGGGAGAGGCCGAGGAACGCCACGAGGTCGACCGCCGCGGTGGCGTCGGAGAGGGGCAACCTCGtcacgatgcggtcgaggacggaACACGCGGCGGAGAGCAAGCCGCGGCGgacgaggcggaggaggagggagaggcagAGGGACCCGTGGGCAGCGGGGATGTCCTCGTAGGGAGGCGGCGTGTCGGAGTCGGAGATGGGAAGGGACGAGGAGACGGAGGCGGCGGCCGAATAGGAGAAGCGAGAATATATGAGCTTTCTTCTGACGGAGCAGAGGATGCGAGTCTTCGACGCGAACATCTGGTGGCGGCCGCCGCAGGGAGAGAAAGGGGGCACAAAGGGGGACGAGCAtcgcgggagagagagagaggagccggCAGCGAGCAAGAAGAGTCCGCCGCCACTTCACCTGTTCTACGCGTCCAACCAAATTGGGTTAGGATACTGCCCTCAACGAACTCGCTTCAGATCCACGGTTCATGCTTAAGTATACCGTAAACGGACGGTCGAGATGTTACAATTGAGGGGAGAGGGTTCAAATCGATTCAGACCCAACATGGAATCAGTGGATCTGAATCGAGTCTAAGTTAAGAATCTAAGCCGACTTGGTTCCTCCAACTTGACTCGAGAAAACCCCAACCGGTTATATGCCAAGCCGGGCCGTCCTCCCCCATCCCAAACCCAAACCAGGAGTACTTTGGTCGAACACCTTCGCTTCAACGCAAGATGCTGCGCGAGTCCACGGGCAAGTCTCTCCTCCTTCTCCCTCGTCTTCTTCCGCTCCTCACTCGAAGAAACCGAAGGAACCATCATGAAATCCTAAACTTCAtggctctttctctctcaaatcaCGTTGgtcgcaagaagaagaagaagggttctAGGCCACCTGATCGTGGGTTTATTTCCTATCACCTATCAGCTCAGCTATAGAGGGTTATCTTTTACCAGTGTGAAGGTGATTCTTGTTCTTGCTATGTTCTACACCAGTACATTTACAGAGGATTCATTCATCGAAAGACAATGTGATGCGCATGATATGCGTTTGTCACCTTATACCGATTATAGGCGTATCGATGATCATTACATCATGTAGATTATTGTAATACCTTGGAGAACTTCTCTGAGATGATCAATTACCATATATGGGCAAAGCTTTCAACTTTTCTGAGATAGTCAATGACCATATCTGAGCAAAGCTTTCTCTTAGTATGTTGGAGGTCAATACTTGTTCTCACTATGTTCGACACCAGTACATTTGAAAAGGTCCTTTTGTTAGAATTCATTCATCTGAAGACATTGTGATGCACTAGAAATATGGTTTTGATCTTATATACATTATAGGCATAACGATGATCATTGCATCATGTAGATTCTAGTAGCTTGGAAAACTTTTTCTGAGATAGTCAATGACCATTTCTGAGCAAAActttctgtgtgtgtgtgtgtgtgtgcatgcatTTGAACTCATTTATCAAAGAGCATACTATTTATTACTGCTGGATCTCTCATCATCATGGTATAATCCTACAATCATGACTTGGAGAAAGAGTCTTATATGATTCTGACTCATTTTTTGAGACATCATATTATAAATGCTCAAGTTTACTCTATCACAGTTCATCCCAACACCCATCTCATGATAGGAAAAATTAATATATGATGTTAATGCATATTAACATCTGAGGTAGAGAAACAAAACTAGACAACATATGTTGCATGCATATTAATGAACCGATACACCAGATGGAAATGTCATGATTGGTAGATATTTTTGGTTGTCATTGGACCAATAAACTCGTTCAAGAATAGATTGCATTACAAGTCTCTCTGTCAATTGATATTCAAGAAAGATACTCCCAGTTacagatattttttttctttctgcagTCACCACTCTAATATGACTGCAGTCACCACTGATACTAACTGCATCTGTGGGAGAGTGAGCCTTAACAAGATGGTGAAGTTGCTCTTTTGCAGCATAGGTGATTGAGTTCGAACCCCAGAAACAACCTTTAGATTTACGGAGGGAAGACTAAGCTCCTCAAACTCCACCTTGGCGGCAGCCTCATGCACTGAGTTGTCCTACATTTATATTTTCCTGAGTGTCAAAGAATATTCCACTAATCTGATGATATTTTGACTGAGGAGATTGCTCTCACTATGGGGATCAGCCAATGATTTGTTTGCGAACATTAGCTG
The DNA window shown above is from Musa acuminata AAA Group cultivar baxijiao chromosome BXJ2-4, Cavendish_Baxijiao_AAA, whole genome shotgun sequence and carries:
- the LOC135609095 gene encoding auxin-responsive protein SAUR36-like — translated: MKRYRGFKLGRRLVRVWRWVLRRRSRRVPRSYLRLDSTTDSISKSLLSGPSTTMTTKLVHWGRHLASRLRRGRSAGGGGSGSRRMVCARGSADEVMFGAGVPLLEREGGRGWTPPPKGHLAVYVGGEKEGGSPRRYMVPVIYFNHPLFGELLRESEEEFGFHHPGGITIPCPAAKFELVRTRIAAAAHNNKLRR
- the LOC103986167 gene encoding pentatricopeptide repeat-containing protein At5g62370, translating into MFASKTRILCSVRRKLIYSRFSYSAAASVSSSLPISDSDTPPPYEDIPAAHGSLCLSLLLRLVRRGLLSAACSVLDRIVTRLPLSDATAAVDLVAFLGLSPDHGRLIRSLVYSEQFLKAEALFAHATSGALSDDPSVLDAIIECLCKMGKLVEAKFHLDQMIKLQTLPSQRTYNALLRALFTEAKFLEAVDLFLLMAGAGVYPYLLCYNLLIPNLCSKGYLGQARYLFDTMIGTGLHPAAHVYKSLICGYCKEGRLEPALDIFKAMKENTFLKPDSYAYNSLIHCFLKLGCVDSALELYNEMIETGLQPNVVTHSMMICWYCRNHKLDCALKLLDMTFRHGLVPDVQCFRVVTTALCKENRLVEAEQLFDKMLESGLIPDPMMFVLLIQNFPKGYGFKFLWKTLQAIAKANSTADNLYSSVLSICSSDEKSLKEIAVLLDEIMKCNVLPIDVVLNIMISTMCAEGKLGVAYCLMDQMVSSGCEPSISTYNFLLKCLCKENQMDDVRLLLNLMHSRGVVGNEATYSIVIHAYGKLGDIDSAFESFDQMIDQGVEPNVVIYDSIISCLCRMGRPRAAELVFDRMIGGGVMPDEAAYTTLLNGYSKIGRPFDACRLFDEMIDQGLQPSSHAYSALINGLIKRNMFRKACHYLDKMLMDGFLPDTVLYTMLFSQFFKKGDVSLALDLVDLMMRNQIEPDLITYGSLVSGLCRNVLRRNRMPPPLSWKLEDARCILFRLLPQKTVCLEKIEHRDYCRSTAQTIELALNIMQDLADNGMMPDLHVYNGMLNGLCRANMIQDAYDLVTLMQKVGIIPNQVTFTILMNAHIRVGEIDRAVQLFNHMNGDTHVPDKISYDTLIKGFCKAGRVDEALSLVKMMQKRGFCPSNTAYDTLAESLFLSSSTDLAIKLLEEMLSNGYVPRPSNFYKLI